One genomic window of uncultured Campylobacter sp. includes the following:
- a CDS encoding CTP synthase, with the protein MAKQTKYIFVTGGVLSSLGKGIAAASIATLLKHAGLKVRILKADPYINVDPGTMSPLEHGEVFVTDDGAETDLDLGHYERFLDENLSQDNNFTTGKVYSSVIEKERRGDYLGKTIQVIPHIVGEIVRRIKKAGEGNDVLIVEIGGTVGDIEGLPFLEAIRAMRVELGRVNTMNIHLTLVPFIKVAGELKTKPTQHSVGELRRIGISPDMIICRSEMPLNRALKDKIALSCGVDKNCVIESPDSASIYQIPLAFLKQDILTPIAETLSLNKLEVDMSNWDSLVKRVIVPTNETTIAFVGKYIDLKESYKSLTEGIIHAGATLDTRISLKWVDSEKIEAANVDEIFRDVNGILVAGGFGSRGIEGKILAINYARVHKVPFLGICLGMQLAMVEFARNVLKLKSANSSEFDPQTEDPVIYLIDSFIDASGKKQIRTHKSPMGGTMRLGGYDCDVKKGSLLGKIYGEQKTIRERHRHRYEANPKYRADFEKHGLIVCGESDGLIEAVELKNHPFFLGVQFHPEFTSRLVRPNPAILGFIEASIKNAR; encoded by the coding sequence ATGGCAAAACAAACGAAATATATTTTCGTCACCGGCGGAGTGCTGAGCTCGCTGGGTAAGGGCATTGCGGCGGCGTCGATCGCGACGCTTTTAAAGCACGCGGGGCTTAAAGTGCGCATATTAAAGGCGGATCCCTATATCAACGTCGATCCCGGCACCATGAGCCCGCTGGAGCACGGAGAGGTTTTCGTCACCGACGACGGCGCGGAGACCGATCTGGATTTGGGACATTATGAGCGGTTCTTGGATGAAAATTTAAGCCAAGATAACAACTTCACCACGGGCAAAGTTTACAGCTCCGTCATCGAAAAGGAGCGCAGGGGCGATTATCTAGGTAAGACGATCCAGGTGATCCCTCACATCGTAGGCGAGATCGTACGCCGCATAAAAAAGGCAGGCGAGGGCAACGACGTGCTGATCGTCGAGATCGGAGGCACCGTGGGCGACATTGAGGGACTGCCCTTTTTAGAGGCGATCCGCGCGATGAGAGTGGAGCTTGGTAGGGTAAATACGATGAATATCCACCTAACGCTCGTGCCTTTTATAAAAGTCGCGGGCGAGCTCAAAACCAAGCCCACGCAGCATAGCGTAGGCGAGCTGCGCCGCATCGGTATCAGCCCCGATATGATAATCTGCCGCTCCGAAATGCCGCTAAATCGCGCGCTAAAAGATAAGATCGCGCTAAGCTGCGGCGTGGATAAAAACTGCGTCATCGAAAGCCCGGATAGCGCGAGCATCTATCAGATCCCGCTTGCATTTTTGAAACAGGATATTTTAACGCCGATCGCAGAGACCCTAAGCCTAAACAAGCTCGAAGTCGATATGAGCAACTGGGACAGCCTAGTTAAGCGCGTCATCGTGCCTACGAACGAAACCACGATCGCCTTCGTCGGCAAATATATCGATCTGAAAGAAAGCTACAAATCCCTCACCGAGGGGATCATCCACGCGGGCGCGACGCTTGATACGCGGATAAGCTTAAAGTGGGTAGATAGCGAAAAAATTGAAGCTGCAAATGTAGATGAAATTTTCCGAGACGTAAACGGAATTTTAGTCGCGGGCGGCTTCGGCTCGCGCGGGATAGAGGGTAAAATTTTAGCCATAAACTACGCGCGGGTGCATAAGGTGCCGTTTTTGGGCATCTGCCTCGGGATGCAGCTTGCGATGGTGGAGTTTGCGCGCAATGTCTTAAAGCTGAAAAGCGCTAACTCCTCGGAATTTGACCCGCAGACCGAAGATCCGGTGATCTACCTCATCGACAGCTTCATCGACGCGAGCGGCAAAAAACAGATCCGCACGCACAAATCCCCTATGGGCGGCACTATGCGGCTGGGCGGCTATGACTGCGACGTCAAAAAAGGCTCGCTTTTGGGTAAAATTTACGGCGAGCAAAAAACCATTCGCGAGCGCCACCGCCACCGATACGAAGCCAATCCGAAGTACCGCGCCGATTTTGAAAAGCACGGGCTTATCGTCTGCGGCGAGAGCGACGGGCTTATCGAAGCGGTCGAGCTAAAAAACCATCCGTTTTTTCTGGGCGTGCAGTTTCACCCGGAATTTACCAGTCGTCTAGTGCGCCCAAATCCTGCTATTTTGGGCTTTATCGAAGCATCTATAAAAAATGCTAGGTAA
- a CDS encoding DUF945 family protein → MKKIIAALVLIVALIVGVFVATKDAKTGVAKSVNDSITKTVDGAVGKSASAAIEQQIAEFIARNEIFETKSAKFYPGDSNSSGFIEGVVKKEKLQKSLAEGFSKLKEKAGAQDSNDTDEPDPAKIFPEDFAFRYDYTIKHSVKNAADGFESDGILTIKTPYYAEPCKKLFKTDAPLSTHLNYGPTEVKFSAKLADINVLEDGGIGRLAGLSLNGTSDMSGKTIKALGFKIGEIFIDDGKDSGLDIKDLIYEANFKNGIQDLDDNITKLFLNDIDFAGSTKELVVTVDKQRFVVVADMSTEGSYRVKDGILNFNESDKAQSLKIADVLVRNIHLGVDTSFSAALFEKYLSIISNPQEGEKLAENKELFMKLLKDDMKINVNDFSFENSLGKKFAFNASALVGGYIDETQLFKRMSLDGKATINTTITDFLSPYDSLRDFAPMAEVYGSQFLKPDGDGVKMEFSFDKASNSMILNGKPIPLPHN, encoded by the coding sequence ATGAAAAAGATCATCGCGGCTTTAGTGCTCATCGTAGCGCTTATAGTGGGCGTTTTTGTGGCGACGAAGGACGCTAAAACGGGAGTAGCTAAAAGTGTAAACGATAGCATAACCAAAACGGTTGACGGTGCGGTCGGCAAGAGTGCCAGCGCCGCGATTGAGCAGCAGATTGCGGAATTTATCGCTAGAAACGAAATTTTCGAGACTAAGAGCGCTAAATTTTATCCGGGAGATAGCAACTCAAGCGGCTTTATCGAAGGCGTAGTAAAAAAAGAGAAACTACAAAAAAGCCTTGCTGAAGGCTTTAGCAAGCTAAAGGAAAAAGCAGGCGCGCAAGATAGCAACGATACGGACGAGCCAGATCCTGCTAAAATTTTCCCGGAGGATTTTGCTTTTCGCTACGACTACACTATCAAGCATAGCGTAAAAAACGCTGCGGATGGATTTGAGAGCGACGGAATTTTAACGATTAAGACTCCATATTACGCGGAGCCTTGCAAGAAGCTGTTTAAGACTGACGCGCCGCTTAGCACGCATCTAAACTACGGACCTACAGAGGTTAAATTTAGCGCAAAGCTAGCCGATATAAATGTGCTCGAAGATGGCGGAATAGGACGTCTTGCAGGCCTTAGCCTAAACGGCACGAGCGATATGAGCGGAAAAACGATAAAAGCCTTGGGCTTTAAAATCGGTGAAATTTTTATAGACGACGGCAAGGATTCGGGTCTTGATATAAAGGATCTTATCTATGAGGCAAACTTTAAAAATGGTATCCAAGATCTAGACGATAATATAACCAAGCTCTTTTTGAATGACATAGATTTTGCAGGCAGCACAAAAGAGCTCGTCGTAACTGTAGATAAACAGCGCTTCGTCGTAGTTGCGGATATGAGCACGGAAGGTAGCTACCGCGTAAAAGATGGAATTTTAAATTTCAACGAAAGTGATAAAGCCCAAAGCCTAAAAATCGCCGATGTGCTAGTGCGAAACATCCATTTAGGCGTCGATACCAGCTTTAGCGCCGCACTTTTCGAAAAATATCTGTCTATTATCTCAAATCCGCAAGAAGGCGAAAAATTAGCGGAAAATAAAGAGCTTTTTATGAAGCTGCTAAAAGATGATATGAAAATCAACGTGAATGATTTTTCGTTTGAAAATAGCCTCGGTAAGAAATTTGCTTTTAACGCAAGCGCGCTAGTAGGCGGCTACATCGACGAGACGCAGCTTTTTAAGCGCATGAGCTTGGACGGCAAAGCTACGATAAATACGACCATCACGGACTTCCTATCGCCTTATGACAGCCTGCGCGATTTTGCGCCGATGGCGGAAGTTTACGGCTCGCAGTTTCTTAAGCCTGATGGAGATGGAGTTAAGATGGAGTTTAGCTTCGATAAGGCAAGCAACTCTATGATCTTAAACGGAAAGCCTATCCCGCTACCGCACAATTAA
- the recJ gene encoding single-stranded-DNA-specific exonuclease RecJ → MLGKNEIREILKSRFANDRHTKISEIPLPCELKDTYKAALRIKTAIEENQRIAVVGDYDVDGIVSTVIMSDFFNQIGAEYVIKIPNRFTDGYGLNSEIIEELEDVDLIITVDNGTSATEAAEICAQKGIDLIITDHHMPPPVLPRAYAIINPKQPDCTFPNIEICGAQVAWYLVGALKETLGVNYDMASSMDILIIAIIADMMELRDMNRALLRFGIKRLNSSNRACFKAIKEHYFKKHFEFDDISYTIAPLINCTGRMDDATMSYNFLCAKNIREANHYLETINSINNSRKEEEKSLYDEIVKSVDPSDNVIVVWGPQWHEGIIGIVASRLSKTYKKPAIVFSVSDSRAKGSARSIGKFDILELISSQSEILTTFGGHKGAAGVGIDPALLQEFKRRVNERITPKDLSDFSAQDDLLGELDASQIDFELLEILEFYEPYGQKNPRPLFCIKGARARNIREIGKEGKHIKMALDKNGGSVEALFFNYDFLPRAGERVDVIFTISKNNFRGTITPELIIKELTPSES, encoded by the coding sequence ATGCTAGGTAAAAATGAGATAAGGGAAATTCTAAAATCGAGATTTGCGAACGATCGGCATACTAAAATTTCTGAAATTCCCTTACCTTGCGAGCTGAAGGATACCTATAAGGCGGCTTTGCGCATAAAAACTGCCATCGAAGAAAACCAGCGCATAGCCGTAGTCGGCGATTACGACGTCGACGGTATCGTAAGCACCGTCATAATGAGCGATTTTTTCAATCAAATAGGCGCGGAGTACGTCATTAAGATCCCGAACCGCTTCACCGACGGATACGGGCTAAACAGCGAGATTATAGAAGAGCTGGAGGATGTGGATCTCATCATCACCGTAGATAACGGCACCTCCGCGACGGAAGCCGCCGAAATTTGCGCCCAAAAGGGGATCGATCTCATCATCACCGATCATCACATGCCCCCGCCCGTGCTGCCGAGAGCTTACGCGATAATCAATCCGAAGCAGCCTGATTGCACCTTCCCAAATATCGAAATTTGCGGCGCACAGGTAGCGTGGTATCTCGTGGGCGCGCTAAAAGAAACCCTCGGCGTGAACTACGATATGGCAAGCTCGATGGATATCCTCATCATCGCCATAATCGCCGATATGATGGAGCTGCGCGATATGAACCGCGCGCTTTTGCGCTTCGGCATCAAGCGGCTAAATAGCTCGAACCGCGCTTGCTTCAAGGCGATTAAGGAGCACTATTTTAAAAAGCACTTCGAATTCGACGATATCAGCTATACGATCGCGCCGCTTATCAACTGCACGGGGCGAATGGACGATGCGACGATGTCGTATAACTTCTTATGCGCCAAAAATATCAGAGAGGCAAACCACTACCTAGAGACGATAAATTCCATCAACAACTCGCGCAAAGAGGAGGAGAAAAGCCTCTACGACGAGATCGTAAAAAGCGTCGATCCAAGCGACAACGTTATCGTCGTGTGGGGCCCGCAGTGGCACGAAGGCATCATCGGTATCGTCGCAAGCCGCCTAAGCAAGACCTACAAAAAGCCCGCTATCGTCTTTAGCGTAAGCGACTCGCGCGCCAAAGGAAGCGCGCGCAGCATCGGTAAATTCGATATTTTAGAACTGATCTCCTCGCAAAGCGAAATTTTAACGACCTTCGGCGGACACAAGGGCGCTGCGGGCGTGGGGATCGATCCTGCGCTGCTTCAGGAGTTTAAGCGGCGCGTAAATGAGCGCATAACGCCTAAGGATCTGAGCGATTTTAGCGCGCAAGACGATCTGCTGGGCGAGCTGGACGCGTCGCAGATAGATTTCGAGCTGCTTGAAATTTTAGAATTTTACGAGCCGTACGGGCAGAAAAATCCGCGCCCGCTCTTTTGCATCAAAGGCGCCCGCGCCCGCAATATCAGGGAGATCGGCAAGGAGGGCAAGCATATCAAAATGGCGCTTGATAAAAACGGCGGCAGCGTCGAGGCGCTGTTTTTCAACTACGACTTTTTGCCGCGCGCAGGCGAGCGGGTGGACGTGATCTTTACGATTAGCAAAAACAACTTCCGCGGCACGATCACGCCAGAGCTCATCATCAAGGAGCTAACCCCGAGCGAAAGCTAA